In Cupriavidus basilensis, one genomic interval encodes:
- the fabI gene encoding enoyl-ACP reductase FabI, translating to MVQVPNPPLLGARVLVVGVANAESIAWGCARAFRELGAELAITYLNDKAYPHVAPLAESVGATILMPLDVEDAGQEQALFERITRQWGRLDVLVHSVAFAPKDDLQGGLLHASAAGFARAMDVSCHSFVRLARRAVPLMREGGSLFAMSYEGANRVVPNYNLMGPVKAALEASCRYLAYELGPSGIRVHAISPGPLKTRAASGLKDFEQLLADAAGRAPLGELVDIMDVGFATAYLATPYARRISGNTVYVDGGVHIMG from the coding sequence ATGGTGCAAGTACCCAATCCCCCATTGCTGGGCGCGCGCGTGCTGGTGGTCGGCGTGGCCAACGCGGAGTCCATCGCGTGGGGTTGCGCGCGGGCCTTCCGCGAGCTTGGTGCCGAGCTGGCGATTACCTATCTCAACGACAAGGCCTACCCGCATGTGGCGCCGCTGGCCGAATCGGTGGGCGCGACGATCCTGATGCCGCTCGACGTGGAGGACGCGGGCCAGGAGCAGGCGCTGTTCGAGCGGATCACCCGGCAATGGGGCCGGCTCGACGTGCTGGTGCACTCGGTGGCCTTCGCGCCCAAGGACGACTTGCAGGGCGGGCTGCTCCATGCATCGGCGGCCGGCTTCGCGCGGGCCATGGACGTGTCCTGCCATTCCTTCGTGCGCTTGGCGCGGCGCGCGGTGCCGCTGATGCGCGAGGGCGGCAGCCTGTTCGCCATGAGCTACGAGGGCGCCAACCGCGTGGTGCCGAACTACAACCTGATGGGCCCGGTCAAGGCGGCGCTGGAAGCCTCCTGCCGCTACCTGGCGTACGAACTCGGCCCGAGCGGCATCCGCGTGCACGCCATTTCGCCGGGGCCGCTCAAGACCCGCGCGGCGTCCGGGCTCAAGGATTTCGAGCAATTGCTGGCGGATGCCGCGGGCCGCGCCCCGCTGGGCGAGCTGGTCGACATCATGGATGTCGGTTTTGCCACCGCCTACCTGGCGACGCCCTACGCGCGCCGGATTTCCGGCAACACGGTGTACGTGGATGGCGGCGTGCACATCATGGGCTGA
- a CDS encoding RNA recognition motif domain-containing protein, with protein MKVLIRGLHRDVTEQMLRDKLATYAPVTSVELMREGDPNHPWAWVDLDIDAFKAWRLLRQLDRQYFAGSMMRWYIPAHQG; from the coding sequence ATGAAGGTACTCATCCGGGGCCTGCACCGCGATGTGACCGAACAGATGCTGCGCGACAAGCTGGCGACCTACGCACCGGTGACGTCCGTGGAACTGATGCGCGAGGGCGATCCGAACCACCCTTGGGCCTGGGTCGACCTGGATATCGATGCTTTCAAGGCGTGGCGCCTGCTGCGCCAGCTGGATCGCCAGTACTTCGCCGGCAGCATGATGCGCTGGTATATCCCGGCTCACCAGGGCTGA
- a CDS encoding TOBE domain-containing protein, whose translation MLELDGAIWFRSGSQDWGGRERIALLAAIGEHGSITAAAKAVGLSYKGAWDAIDAMNNSAGEPLVVRAAGGKGGGGTVLTERAASLIRTYRTLEHEHRLFIEHLASLGNVSETAQDDLHLMRRFMIKTSARNKLFGKVAAIRGGAVNDEVTLSLAGGQHVVATITHESVETLGLALGAEAFALIKASSVLLGLPDPGLRLSARNQLPGKVARVLPGAVNAEVALELDGGGTVVAIVTNDSVSALGLAEGSRALAIFKASSVILGTMG comes from the coding sequence ATGCTAGAACTCGATGGTGCGATCTGGTTTCGCTCAGGCTCCCAGGACTGGGGCGGGCGCGAACGCATCGCCCTGCTGGCCGCGATCGGCGAGCACGGCTCGATCACCGCCGCTGCCAAGGCGGTCGGGCTGAGCTACAAGGGCGCCTGGGATGCCATCGACGCCATGAACAACAGCGCGGGCGAGCCGCTGGTGGTGCGCGCCGCCGGCGGCAAGGGTGGCGGCGGCACCGTGCTGACCGAGCGCGCCGCCAGCCTGATCCGCACCTACCGCACGCTTGAGCACGAGCATCGGCTCTTTATCGAACACCTTGCCAGCCTCGGCAACGTTAGCGAGACGGCGCAGGACGACCTTCACCTGATGCGGCGTTTCATGATCAAGACCAGTGCGCGCAACAAGCTCTTTGGCAAGGTGGCCGCGATCCGCGGCGGCGCCGTCAACGACGAGGTCACGCTGTCGCTCGCGGGTGGCCAGCACGTGGTCGCCACCATCACCCACGAAAGCGTGGAGACGCTGGGCCTTGCACTTGGCGCCGAAGCCTTCGCGCTGATCAAGGCTTCCTCGGTCCTGCTGGGGCTGCCCGATCCCGGGCTGCGGCTCTCGGCGCGCAACCAGTTGCCTGGCAAGGTGGCCCGCGTGCTGCCGGGCGCCGTTAATGCCGAGGTGGCGCTGGAACTGGATGGCGGCGGCACCGTGGTCGCCATCGTCACCAACGACAGCGTGAGCGCGCTGGGGCTTGCCGAGGGCAGCCGCGCGCTGGCGATCTTCAAGGCGTCGAGCGTGATCCTGGGCACCATGGGCTGA
- a CDS encoding ATP-binding cassette domain-containing protein has product MTMQVTVRKQLGSADRRFGLDIAFDSASKRIALFGPSGAGKSLTLRAIAGLLTPDSGRIVLNGRTLFDSEARVNVRPQERRVAYLFQDYALFPHLTVAQNIAFGLERGWRNPRRNTHHAEAQRWIDAFGLGAITGNYPGEISGGQKQRAALARALAARPDIVLLDEPFSALDPALRIRMRAELRALQASLEVPMLVISHDPDDVEALGDHVLEVREGRIFGAAPVKGHPQVYAPASAHVV; this is encoded by the coding sequence ATGACCATGCAAGTCACCGTACGCAAGCAGCTCGGTTCCGCCGACCGCCGGTTCGGGCTGGATATCGCCTTCGACTCGGCAAGCAAGCGCATTGCGCTGTTTGGCCCCTCCGGCGCGGGCAAGAGCCTGACGCTGCGCGCCATCGCCGGATTGCTCACGCCGGACAGTGGCCGCATCGTGCTCAACGGCCGCACCCTGTTCGACAGCGAGGCGCGGGTCAACGTGCGCCCGCAGGAGCGGCGCGTGGCCTACCTGTTCCAGGACTACGCCCTGTTCCCGCATCTGACGGTCGCGCAGAACATCGCCTTCGGGCTTGAGCGGGGCTGGCGCAACCCGCGCCGCAACACGCACCACGCGGAAGCGCAGCGCTGGATCGATGCGTTTGGCCTTGGCGCGATCACCGGCAACTATCCCGGCGAGATCTCCGGCGGCCAGAAGCAACGCGCCGCGCTGGCGCGCGCGCTGGCGGCGCGGCCCGATATCGTGCTGCTGGACGAGCCGTTCTCCGCGCTGGACCCGGCGCTGCGCATACGCATGCGCGCCGAGCTGCGCGCGCTGCAAGCCAGCCTGGAAGTGCCCATGCTGGTGATCTCGCACGACCCCGACGACGTGGAAGCCCTCGGCGACCACGTGCTGGAAGTGCGCGAAGGCCGCATCTTTGGCGCCGCGCCCGTGAAGGGGCATCCGCAGGTGTACGCGCCCGCCTCGGCGCACGTGGTCTGA
- the modB gene encoding molybdate ABC transporter permease subunit, whose product MEAVWVPLSLSLKVAGWATVLNAVLGVGAAFALSRWQSAARDVVDALLTLPLVLPPTVLGYYLLVLVGRRGVFGEWLGRLGIELVFTWQGAVLASTIVAFPLVLKSARAAFEGVDSQLEDAARVLGTSEAGIFFRVTLPLASRGIIAGVLLAFARALGEFGATLMVAGNLPGRTQTLSVAIYEAVQAGDDNTANVLVLVTSLTCVVLLVAAGRLVPPTRKMYR is encoded by the coding sequence CTGGAAGCTGTCTGGGTCCCGCTGTCGCTGTCGCTCAAAGTGGCGGGCTGGGCCACCGTGCTCAACGCCGTGCTGGGCGTGGGCGCGGCCTTTGCGCTGTCGCGCTGGCAATCGGCCGCGCGCGACGTGGTCGACGCCCTGCTCACGCTGCCGCTGGTGCTGCCACCGACCGTGCTCGGCTACTACCTGCTGGTGCTGGTCGGGCGCCGCGGCGTGTTCGGCGAGTGGCTCGGCCGGCTCGGCATCGAACTGGTCTTTACCTGGCAAGGCGCAGTGCTGGCCTCCACCATCGTGGCCTTCCCGCTGGTGCTGAAGTCGGCCCGCGCCGCCTTCGAAGGGGTTGACTCGCAGCTTGAGGACGCCGCGCGCGTGCTCGGCACGTCCGAGGCCGGTATCTTCTTTCGCGTGACGCTGCCACTGGCGTCGCGCGGCATCATCGCCGGCGTGCTGCTGGCCTTTGCCCGCGCGCTGGGCGAGTTCGGCGCCACGCTGATGGTGGCGGGCAACCTGCCCGGGCGCACGCAAACGCTGTCGGTCGCCATCTACGAAGCCGTGCAGGCCGGCGACGACAACACCGCCAACGTGCTGGTGCTGGTCACCTCCCTCACCTGCGTGGTGCTGCTGGTAGCCGCCGGGCGGCTGGTGCCGCCCACCCGCAAAATGTACCGGTAG
- the modA gene encoding molybdate ABC transporter substrate-binding protein, whose translation MLPISAPLPAQSRQPRGARRASLAAGLLLSATLALSAPAAFGADLVVSAAASLTNAFKSLAESYERAHPQTKVILNFGASDVLMQQIVNGAPADVFASADQDAMNKAVAERVVQPASRRDFAANQLALILPADSKLEVGKLQDLTRPEFKRVAFGNPASVPVGRYTKGALEAAGVWDAVSAKGVMAQNVRQSLDYVARGEVDAGFVFATDAAIMPDKVKVALRVPTRQPVTYPIAITSHSRQPEQAAAFLGYVTSPEGQAVLARYGFLKP comes from the coding sequence ATGCTCCCGATCTCCGCTCCGTTGCCTGCCCAGTCCCGCCAGCCGCGCGGCGCCCGACGCGCCTCGCTGGCGGCCGGCCTGCTGCTGTCCGCCACCCTGGCGCTGTCCGCCCCGGCCGCCTTCGGCGCAGACCTGGTGGTCTCCGCCGCGGCCAGCCTGACCAATGCCTTCAAGTCGCTCGCCGAATCCTACGAACGCGCGCACCCCCAGACCAAGGTGATCCTCAACTTCGGCGCCTCCGACGTGCTGATGCAGCAGATCGTCAACGGCGCGCCGGCCGATGTGTTTGCCTCGGCCGACCAGGACGCCATGAACAAGGCCGTGGCCGAGCGCGTGGTGCAGCCCGCGTCGCGCCGCGATTTTGCCGCCAACCAGCTCGCGCTGATCCTGCCGGCTGACAGCAAGCTGGAAGTGGGCAAGCTGCAGGACCTGACCCGCCCCGAGTTCAAGCGCGTGGCCTTCGGCAACCCGGCGTCGGTGCCGGTGGGCCGCTATACCAAAGGCGCGCTGGAAGCAGCAGGCGTGTGGGATGCGGTCTCGGCCAAGGGCGTGATGGCGCAAAACGTGCGCCAGAGCCTGGATTACGTGGCCCGTGGCGAAGTCGATGCCGGCTTTGTGTTCGCCACCGATGCGGCGATCATGCCGGACAAGGTCAAGGTGGCGCTGCGGGTACCGACGCGCCAGCCGGTCACGTATCCGATCGCCATCACCTCGCACTCCAGACAGCCCGAGCAAGCCGCGGCATTCCTCGGCTATGTGACGTCGCCGGAAGGGCAAGCGGTGCTGGCCAGGTATGGTTTTCTAAAACCGTAA
- a CDS encoding bifunctional 2',3'-cyclic-nucleotide 2'-phosphodiesterase/3'-nucleotidase yields MHRCPTAVLPARAAPASSPILAVPTVAALGAAIVATVLLAACGSDDSPASAGTGTGVTPQADSVSAGTKATLALLETTDLHTNVRSYDYFKLAEDKSFGFERVATLIKQARAEFPNTLLLDNGDTIQGTALADYQAQVNPLKCGETLAMYKVMNAARFDGGGIGNHEFNYGLGYLNQVTGNRFNVDGLPDPTVQTPCAGPAFPQVLANVYSVRTRAPLFQPYTIITRQITATGPDGNTVTVPVKVGIIGFTPPAIMSWDKRWLDGKVYTEGVKETAEKFVPEMRAKGADLVVVISHGGLDASAYSPTMENGSWHLSKVAGVDAMLIGHSHQVFPDATSTVAQFNLPGVDKVRGTVNGVPTVMADYWGRRLGVIKLQLAHDGNRWVVDKSATIVQARSIQNADKSYVAADASVAAAIDAEHQATIAYVKTPIGTTDYRMSTYFADVGDPGAIQIVNQAQAAYVKDYIAANLPALATLPVLSVSAPFKSGFGGGNDYTDVQSGNLAINNAADLYLYPNTIYAVKVSGSDVKAWLETAAKRFNLIDPAKTADQPLISSFPGYNFDMFTSPDLQYEIDVTQPEGSRIKNLAYKGVPLDASQQLIVATNNYRASGGGNFPGLDGSKTVYASPDASRDVLIAYIKKAGAITRATNGGARSWRFTKVATAGKVVFASAPGQLAQAQAAGLANIALEQASYDTTKNLSLYSVDLNQ; encoded by the coding sequence ATGCACCGCTGTCCGACCGCCGTTCTACCCGCGCGCGCCGCGCCCGCTTCGTCCCCGATCCTCGCTGTGCCCACCGTGGCCGCGCTGGGCGCCGCCATCGTGGCCACGGTGCTGCTGGCCGCCTGCGGCTCCGATGACAGCCCTGCCAGCGCTGGCACGGGCACGGGTGTCACGCCGCAGGCCGATAGCGTCTCGGCCGGCACCAAGGCCACGCTGGCCTTGCTGGAAACCACCGACCTGCACACCAATGTGCGCAGCTACGATTACTTCAAGCTGGCCGAGGACAAATCCTTCGGCTTCGAGCGCGTGGCAACCCTGATCAAGCAGGCGCGCGCCGAGTTTCCCAACACCCTGCTGCTGGACAACGGCGACACCATCCAGGGCACCGCGCTGGCCGACTACCAGGCCCAGGTCAACCCGCTCAAGTGCGGCGAGACCCTGGCCATGTACAAGGTGATGAACGCGGCCAGGTTCGACGGCGGTGGCATAGGCAACCACGAGTTCAACTACGGCCTGGGCTATCTGAACCAGGTCACGGGCAACCGCTTCAACGTGGATGGCCTGCCCGACCCGACCGTGCAGACGCCGTGCGCCGGGCCGGCCTTCCCGCAGGTGCTGGCCAACGTGTACAGCGTGCGCACGCGCGCGCCGCTGTTCCAGCCGTACACCATCATCACCCGCCAGATCACCGCCACCGGGCCCGACGGCAACACCGTCACGGTGCCGGTCAAGGTCGGCATCATCGGATTCACGCCGCCCGCGATCATGAGCTGGGACAAGCGCTGGCTCGACGGCAAGGTCTACACCGAGGGCGTGAAGGAAACCGCCGAGAAGTTCGTGCCGGAGATGCGCGCCAAGGGTGCCGACCTGGTGGTGGTGATCTCGCACGGCGGGCTCGATGCCTCCGCGTACTCGCCCACCATGGAGAACGGCAGCTGGCACCTGTCCAAGGTGGCCGGCGTGGATGCCATGCTGATCGGCCACTCGCACCAGGTCTTCCCCGATGCCACCAGCACGGTAGCGCAGTTCAACCTGCCGGGCGTGGACAAGGTGCGCGGCACGGTCAACGGCGTGCCGACCGTGATGGCCGACTACTGGGGCCGCCGCCTCGGCGTGATCAAGCTGCAGCTCGCGCATGACGGCAATCGCTGGGTGGTCGACAAGAGCGCCACCATCGTGCAGGCGCGCTCGATCCAGAATGCCGACAAGAGCTATGTGGCGGCCGATGCCAGCGTGGCGGCCGCGATCGATGCGGAGCACCAGGCCACCATCGCCTACGTGAAGACGCCGATCGGCACCACCGACTACCGCATGAGCACGTACTTCGCCGATGTGGGCGATCCCGGTGCGATCCAGATCGTCAACCAGGCGCAGGCGGCCTACGTGAAGGACTACATTGCCGCCAACCTGCCGGCGCTGGCCACGCTGCCGGTGCTGTCCGTCTCCGCGCCGTTCAAGAGTGGCTTTGGCGGCGGCAACGACTACACCGATGTGCAGTCCGGCAACCTTGCCATCAACAATGCAGCCGATCTCTACCTCTACCCCAACACCATTTACGCGGTGAAGGTGAGCGGCAGCGACGTCAAGGCCTGGCTGGAGACCGCCGCCAAGCGCTTCAACCTGATCGATCCGGCCAAGACCGCTGACCAGCCGCTTATCAGCAGCTTCCCTGGTTATAACTTCGACATGTTCACCTCGCCCGACCTGCAGTACGAGATCGACGTGACGCAGCCGGAGGGCAGCCGCATCAAGAACCTCGCGTACAAGGGCGTGCCGCTCGACGCCAGCCAGCAGCTCATCGTGGCCACCAACAACTACCGCGCCAGTGGCGGCGGCAATTTTCCCGGCCTGGACGGCAGCAAGACGGTCTACGCCTCGCCGGACGCCAGCCGCGATGTGCTGATCGCCTACATCAAGAAGGCCGGTGCCATCACGCGCGCGACCAACGGCGGCGCGCGCAGCTGGCGCTTCACCAAGGTAGCCACGGCCGGCAAGGTGGTGTTTGCGTCCGCGCCAGGCCAGCTGGCGCAGGCGCAAGCCGCCGGCCTCGCCAATATCGCGCTGGAGCAGGCGAGCTACGACACCACCAAGAACCTGTCGCTATACAGCGTCGACCTCAACCAGTAA
- a CDS encoding tetratricopeptide repeat protein, with amino-acid sequence MKGATAPACSAPARRHGRQRRLHPVIAAALVAVAVAAGCVGGASAWREHASARHAQLAQWQTRAGSAGDEEALAALRQAARAGEGAAQAALGEALWASGDAAAHAEGRDWLKQAAGAGDARAHFVLGKAAFLGDAQRTPDAEAAWHHFELAAAAGNTGAAYYLGLLHRGGYGRAPDPAAAARWFALAADAGVPQAMFMLANAYREGAGVPRDEARAVAWYEAAAEREHPESIQALAMAYRYGELGLKRDEGSFRAHLAETAHALKHPALSP; translated from the coding sequence ATGAAGGGAGCGACGGCGCCGGCATGCAGTGCGCCTGCGCGTCGCCACGGCCGTCAGCGCCGCCTGCATCCGGTCATCGCTGCCGCGCTGGTGGCGGTCGCGGTGGCGGCCGGCTGCGTGGGCGGGGCATCGGCGTGGCGCGAGCATGCCAGCGCGCGCCACGCGCAGCTTGCGCAGTGGCAGACGCGGGCCGGCTCGGCCGGCGACGAAGAGGCGCTCGCGGCGCTGCGCCAGGCGGCGCGGGCGGGGGAGGGCGCGGCCCAGGCCGCGCTTGGCGAAGCGTTGTGGGCAAGCGGGGATGCGGCGGCGCATGCCGAAGGCCGTGACTGGCTGAAGCAGGCCGCCGGGGCCGGAGATGCGCGCGCGCATTTCGTGCTGGGCAAGGCGGCCTTCCTCGGCGATGCGCAGCGCACGCCCGACGCTGAGGCGGCCTGGCACCACTTCGAGCTGGCCGCCGCGGCGGGCAATACCGGGGCCGCGTACTACCTCGGCTTGCTGCACCGTGGCGGCTATGGCCGGGCGCCGGACCCGGCCGCGGCCGCGCGCTGGTTCGCGCTGGCCGCCGATGCCGGCGTGCCGCAGGCGATGTTCATGCTGGCCAACGCCTATCGTGAAGGGGCAGGCGTGCCGCGCGACGAGGCCCGCGCGGTGGCGTGGTACGAGGCCGCGGCCGAGCGCGAGCATCCGGAATCGATCCAGGCGCTGGCGATGGCCTATCGGTATGGGGAGTTGGGGTTGAAGCGGGATGAGGGGAGCTTTCGTGCGCATCTGGCGGAGACAGCGCATGCGTTGAAGCATCCGGCTTTGAGTCCTTGA
- a CDS encoding Bug family tripartite tricarboxylate transporter substrate binding protein yields MKRQALALLATAATLAAAVLPLNASAQASWPSKPITYVVPFPPGGTTDTLARLIGQRLGQALGTTVVVENRPGAGGNIGSDYASKAAPDGYTILGGTISSHAINASLYPKMPYDVVKSFAPITLIGTNANVLVVSAGSPFKTVKDIVAEAKAKPDTLAFASAGNGTSQHLAGELFKSLAGIKITHIPYKGSGPAIQDVMAGQVPMMFDTTVVAAQHIDSGKLRALAVTSARRIKSMPNVPTMAEAGVSGYELESWQAIFAPANTPKPIVDRLYKEISTIIKTPDMQARLEKLGMEPSGMSPGEFAEFQRSEIVKWAKVVKAADIRID; encoded by the coding sequence ATGAAACGCCAAGCCCTTGCGCTGCTGGCCACCGCGGCGACCCTGGCTGCCGCCGTCCTCCCGCTGAACGCATCCGCCCAGGCCAGCTGGCCCAGCAAGCCGATCACCTACGTGGTGCCGTTCCCGCCCGGGGGCACCACCGATACCCTGGCACGCCTGATCGGCCAGCGCCTGGGCCAGGCGCTCGGCACCACCGTGGTGGTGGAGAACCGCCCCGGCGCCGGCGGCAATATCGGCTCCGACTACGCCTCCAAGGCCGCGCCAGATGGCTACACCATCCTCGGCGGCACCATCAGCTCGCACGCGATCAATGCCAGCCTGTACCCGAAGATGCCGTACGACGTGGTCAAGTCCTTCGCCCCCATCACGCTGATCGGCACCAATGCCAATGTGCTGGTAGTCAGCGCCGGCAGCCCGTTCAAGACGGTGAAGGACATCGTGGCCGAAGCCAAGGCCAAGCCGGATACGCTCGCCTTCGCATCCGCCGGCAACGGCACCTCGCAGCACCTGGCCGGTGAATTGTTCAAGAGCCTGGCCGGCATCAAGATCACACACATTCCCTACAAGGGCAGCGGCCCGGCGATCCAGGACGTGATGGCGGGGCAGGTGCCCATGATGTTCGACACGACCGTGGTGGCCGCCCAGCATATCGACTCGGGCAAGCTGCGGGCGCTGGCGGTGACTTCCGCCAGGCGCATCAAGAGCATGCCGAATGTACCGACGATGGCCGAGGCCGGCGTCAGCGGCTACGAACTGGAATCCTGGCAAGCCATCTTCGCGCCGGCAAATACGCCCAAGCCGATCGTGGACCGCTTGTACAAGGAGATCTCGACGATCATCAAGACGCCGGACATGCAGGCGCGGCTGGAAAAGCTGGGCATGGAGCCGTCGGGAATGTCGCCCGGGGAGTTTGCGGAGTTCCAGCGTAGCGAGATCGTGAAGTGGGCGAAGGTGGTGAAGGCGGCGGATATCAGGATTGATTGA
- the araD gene encoding L-arabinonate dehydratase gives MPANPAGKTPQDRPRKQPEELRSHRWYGANDLRAFGHRSRTAQMGYSRADYAGKPVVAIINTWSDINPCHSHFRQRAEEVKRGIWQAGGFPVEMPAMSLSEPFQKPTTMLYRNLLAMETEELLRSYPADGCVLLGGCDKTTPALLMGALAMDLPTLFVPAGPMLRGNWNGVTLGSGSDTWKYWAELRAGNITEQDWQGIEDGIARSPGHCMTMGTASTMTAVVEAIGMCLSGASSIPAPDSRHAQMASLSGRHIVEMVWQDLKPSEIVTPAAIDNGVRTALALSGSTNAIVHLIALARRAGHALSLDRYDELARSTPVLANIRPSGQYLMEDFYYAGGLRAMLAQMGDLLDTGTLTVDGRTLGENLAGARVFNDDVIRARDKPLVASDGLAVLRGNLAPDGAVIKPPAAQQDLLRHTGRAVVFRDYNDMAARIDDPALDIDATCVIVLQNAGPQGAPGMPEWGQLPIPQKLLKQGVRDMVRISDARMSGTSYGACVLHVAPESYVGGPLAFVRDGDLIELDVPARKLNLLISDDEMARRRAAWVAPMPKFERGYGKLYLRHVSQADKGCDFDFLEPVDAREDGEPEIH, from the coding sequence ATGCCCGCAAACCCCGCTGGCAAGACGCCGCAAGACCGGCCCCGCAAGCAGCCCGAGGAGCTGCGCAGCCACCGCTGGTATGGCGCCAACGACCTGCGCGCCTTCGGCCACCGCTCGCGCACCGCGCAGATGGGCTACAGCCGCGCCGACTACGCCGGCAAGCCGGTTGTCGCCATCATCAACACCTGGAGCGACATCAACCCCTGCCACAGCCACTTCCGCCAGCGCGCCGAAGAGGTCAAGCGCGGCATCTGGCAGGCGGGCGGATTCCCGGTGGAAATGCCGGCGATGAGCCTGTCCGAGCCGTTCCAGAAGCCCACCACCATGCTCTACCGCAACCTGCTGGCGATGGAGACCGAGGAACTGCTGCGCTCCTACCCTGCCGATGGCTGCGTGCTGCTGGGCGGCTGCGACAAGACCACGCCTGCGCTGCTGATGGGTGCGCTGGCGATGGACCTGCCCACCCTCTTCGTGCCGGCCGGGCCGATGCTGCGTGGCAACTGGAACGGCGTGACGCTGGGCTCCGGCTCGGATACGTGGAAGTACTGGGCCGAGCTGCGCGCCGGCAATATCACCGAGCAGGACTGGCAGGGCATCGAAGACGGCATCGCGCGCTCGCCAGGGCATTGCATGACGATGGGCACGGCATCGACCATGACGGCCGTGGTGGAGGCCATCGGCATGTGCCTGTCCGGTGCCTCGTCGATCCCCGCGCCGGATTCGCGCCATGCGCAAATGGCCTCGCTGTCGGGCCGGCACATCGTCGAGATGGTGTGGCAGGACCTGAAGCCATCGGAGATCGTCACGCCCGCCGCCATCGACAACGGCGTGCGCACCGCGCTGGCGCTGTCCGGCTCCACCAACGCCATCGTCCACCTGATCGCGCTGGCGCGCCGCGCCGGCCATGCCCTATCGCTGGATCGCTACGACGAACTGGCGCGCAGCACGCCAGTGCTGGCCAATATCCGTCCGTCGGGGCAGTACCTGATGGAAGACTTCTACTACGCCGGCGGCCTGCGCGCGATGCTCGCGCAGATGGGCGACCTGCTCGATACCGGCACGCTCACCGTCGATGGCCGCACGCTGGGAGAGAACCTGGCAGGCGCGCGCGTGTTCAACGACGACGTGATCCGAGCGCGCGACAAGCCGCTGGTGGCCAGCGACGGGCTGGCCGTGCTGCGCGGCAACCTCGCCCCTGACGGCGCCGTGATCAAGCCCCCGGCCGCGCAGCAAGACCTGCTGCGCCACACCGGCCGCGCCGTGGTGTTCCGCGACTACAACGACATGGCGGCACGCATCGACGACCCGGCGCTGGACATCGATGCCACCTGCGTGATCGTGCTGCAGAACGCCGGCCCGCAAGGCGCGCCCGGCATGCCGGAATGGGGCCAGTTGCCGATTCCGCAGAAGCTGCTCAAGCAAGGCGTGCGCGACATGGTGCGCATCTCGGATGCGCGCATGAGCGGCACCAGCTACGGCGCGTGCGTGCTGCACGTGGCGCCGGAATCGTATGTGGGCGGCCCGCTCGCCTTCGTGCGCGACGGCGACCTGATCGAGCTGGACGTGCCGGCCCGCAAGCTCAACCTGCTGATCAGCGACGACGAGATGGCGCGCCGCCGCGCCGCCTGGGTCGCGCCCATGCCCAAGTTCGAGCGCGGCTACGGCAAGCTCTACCTGCGCCACGTCAGCCAGGCGGACAAGGGCTGCGACTTTGATTTCCTGGAACCGGTCGATGCCCGGGAGGACGGCGAGCCGGAGATCCACTAG